A genome region from Bacteroidota bacterium includes the following:
- a CDS encoding acyl-CoA dehydrogenase — protein sequence MANFYIDNEDLKFHLTHPLMNKIVALKERNFEDKDKFDYAPVDFEDALDSYHKVLEIVGDISGNIIAPNAESVDLEGSKVVDDHVVYAKGTAENHEALTKAGLIGMSLPRKYGGLNFAIVPYVIAAEIVSRADAGFANIWGLQDCAETIHEFATEELKDEFLPRFNQGATAAMTLTEPDAGSDLQAVQLNAHFDIEKNVWLLNGVKRFITNGDADISLILARSEPDSTDGRGLSLFIYDKKSDGHIVRRVENKLGIKGSPTCELVFKDAPATLVGNRKMGLIKYVMSLMNGARLGVGAQSLGISEAAYREALKYANERIQFGKTIRHFPGVYELLTNMKAKLNAERSLLYETSRYIDIYKSYFHISNERKLNAVEKKEMKHYQRLANSYTPMLKLISSEYCNQIAYDAIQIYGGAGFIKDFPIERIYRDARITSIYEGTSQLQVVAAILGVTSNAYLKQIKEYEKTELKPEFDFQKRTLVSMTFEYENARNKVLIVNDEEYLDFHARRLVEMAGNIIMGYLLLIDATRSEKYKNSAIVFIKKAYSENKLSFDYIDNFELKDLSMFKQCCG from the coding sequence ATGGCAAATTTTTATATAGATAACGAAGATTTAAAATTTCACTTAACTCATCCTTTAATGAACAAAATTGTTGCCCTAAAAGAACGGAATTTTGAAGATAAGGATAAGTTTGATTATGCTCCGGTCGATTTTGAAGATGCCCTCGATAGCTATCACAAAGTGCTAGAAATTGTAGGAGATATTAGTGGAAATATAATCGCTCCGAATGCAGAATCGGTCGATTTAGAAGGATCAAAAGTAGTTGACGATCATGTAGTTTATGCAAAAGGAACAGCAGAAAATCACGAAGCTCTAACAAAAGCAGGATTAATTGGAATGTCTTTACCCCGAAAATATGGCGGTTTAAATTTTGCTATTGTTCCGTATGTAATTGCAGCCGAGATAGTTTCACGAGCCGATGCCGGTTTTGCAAATATTTGGGGACTTCAGGATTGTGCAGAAACTATTCACGAATTCGCTACTGAAGAATTAAAAGACGAGTTTTTGCCAAGATTCAACCAAGGAGCTACAGCAGCCATGACTCTAACTGAGCCAGATGCAGGTTCCGACCTTCAAGCAGTTCAGCTCAATGCACATTTCGATATAGAGAAAAATGTGTGGCTTCTCAACGGAGTAAAAAGATTCATTACTAATGGAGATGCTGATATTTCCCTAATATTAGCTCGTTCAGAACCAGATAGTACAGATGGACGTGGACTTTCTCTTTTTATTTATGATAAAAAAAGTGATGGCCACATAGTAAGGAGGGTTGAAAATAAATTAGGAATTAAGGGTTCGCCAACATGCGAATTGGTTTTTAAGGATGCCCCTGCAACTCTTGTTGGAAACCGAAAAATGGGCTTGATAAAATATGTAATGTCTCTTATGAACGGAGCACGACTTGGCGTTGGAGCACAATCATTAGGTATTTCTGAAGCAGCCTATCGCGAAGCACTAAAGTATGCAAATGAACGAATCCAATTCGGAAAAACTATCCGACATTTCCCAGGAGTTTATGAGCTACTTACAAATATGAAAGCTAAACTAAATGCCGAACGTTCACTTCTTTACGAAACTTCCAGATATATAGATATTTACAAATCATATTTTCATATCTCAAACGAAAGAAAACTTAATGCAGTAGAAAAAAAGGAAATGAAGCATTACCAGAGGCTGGCAAATTCTTATACTCCTATGCTTAAGCTAATTTCGAGTGAGTATTGCAACCAGATTGCCTACGACGCAATTCAAATTTATGGTGGTGCAGGATTTATAAAAGATTTTCCAATAGAAAGAATCTATCGCGATGCCAGAATAACTTCAATTTATGAGGGGACTTCGCAATTGCAAGTAGTAGCTGCAATTCTTGGAGTTACTTCGAATGCCTATTTAAAACAAATTAAAGAATACGAAAAGACAGAACTAAAACCTGAATTCGATTTTCAAAAAAGAACATTAGTTTCTATGACATTCGAATATGAAAATGCGAGAAACAAAGTCCTCATTGTAAACGATGAAGAATATTTAGATTTTCATGCTCGCCGACTTGTAGAAATGGCAGGAAATATAATTATGGGGTATTTGCTATTGATAGATGCAACAAGAAGCGAAAAGTATAAAAACTCGGCTATTGTTTTCATAAAAAAAGCATATTCGGAAAATAAATTGTCGTTTGATTATATCGACAATTTTGAACTAAAAGATTTAAGCATGTTCAAGCAGTGTTGCGGCTGA